The following DNA comes from Actinomycetota bacterium.
GCCAAGCCCGTGCTCGACGAGGACACCGGCCCGTTCCACCACGTCGTCTGGCTACTCGGTGGCCCCACGCTGTTCGGGATCCACCAACACTCTCAACCCGAGAGCAGCGACGCCTTCAGCGAGCTCCGACCCGGGCTCGACCATGTCGGCTTCGGCGTCGCCAACCGCTCCGAGCTCGAAGAGTGGCAGAAGCGCCTCGACGAGATGGGAATCTCACATGGTGGGATCGTGGACGCGTCATACGGTTGCGGGCTCTCCTTCCGCGACCCCGACAACATCGCGCTCGAACTCTTCGCGCCGCCGAGTTGAGGTCGCGCGGAGACCTGGTTCCACGGAACGATGGAAGCGCGGAGGGTGCAGTGACAACCGTCGACCAGGCGCTTGCAGCGTGGGGCGCCTACGACCGTGACGACCCGTTCCCCTTGTTCGCCCAGGTCCGTCGGCTCGGCGCGGTACACCAGGTCACGCTCGCCGACGGACACCAGGCGTGGCTGGTGGTCCGTCATGCCGAGGCGCGGGTGGCGCTGAACGATCCGCGGCTCTCCAAGGACATGCAGGCCGCGCTCGCCTCGGGCGGGGAGGTGGTGGCCGAGGGTCTCCCCGGGCCGGCGTTCGCCCGGCACATGCTCGTGGTCGATCCACCCGATCACACCCGATTACGTCGCCTGGTCGCTGCCGCGTTCTCGGTTCGCCGGATCGAGGGCCTGCGTCCACACGTCCAGACCATCGTTGACGACCTGCTCGATGACGTCGCGGCACGAGGGCCGGAGAGTCGGGTCGACCTCGTCGAGTCGTTCGCGTTCCCCCTCCCGTTCACCGTCATCTGCGAGCTACTCGGGGTACCCGAGGCCGAGCGCGCGGTCTTGGGGCGCGAGCTCACCGCACTGCTCGCGCCCACCTCGACACCGGAGGAGTACGCAGACGCCAAGCGCGCGTCAGACGCGGTGGTCGAAATGCTGACCCTGCTCGTCGAGGCGAAGCACGACACTCCGGGCGATGACCTCGTCAGTGCCTTGATCAGCGCGCGTGACGGCGACGAACACCTCGATCAACAGGAACTGCTCTCGACGATCTTCCAGCTGATCGTCGCGGGGCACGACACGACCGCCAGCCTCATCGGCAACAGCGTCGTCGCCCTGCTCCACCATCCCGAACAGCTCGCCGCCTTGCGCGCGGCCCCCGGCAAGATCTCCGCTGCGGTCGAGGAAATGCTTCGCTACGACGCACCCGTTCCCCATGCGACGTTCCGCTATGCGCTCGAGCCCATCGAGATCGGCGGCGTGACGATTCCGGCCGGTGCGCAAGTCATCATCAACCTGGCGTCGGCGAACCGAGACGCCGACCACTACACAGATCCCCGAGAGCTCGACATCGATCGGACGGACGCGCGACACCTCGCCTTCGGACATGGCATCCATTTCTGCCTCGGTGCGCCGCTCGCCCGCATGGAAGGCCAGCTCGCACTCGGCTCACTGCTGCACCGGTTCCCGCAGCTGCGGCTCGCCATTCCCATCGACCAGCTGCACTGGGGTCACGGCGACGGCCTCGTCCTCCGTGGCCTCAGTCAACTCCCGGTGTTCCCCGAGCCCGCCCTCGCGCGCGCCTGACACCGCGTCGACGCGCCATCGGCCGACTCACGTAGCATTGGCGTCGGAACGGGGAGGCGGCGTGGTGGACTTCGAGCTCGAGGCGCGCACCAAGGCGGGCGCGCGGATGGTCGAGTTGGCCGATGAGCACGCGGCCGACTTCGCGACGCGGGCGCAGCTGCACGACCGCGAGAACAGCTACGTCGTAGAGAACATCGACGCGATGAAGAAGAGCGGCTTTCTCGCCGCGTGCGCCCCAGAGGAGTTCGGCGGCCTGGGCGTCGAGTCCGTGCACGACATCACGGTGGCGATCTCGCGGTTGGGACGCGGCTGTGGTGCGAGCGCTATATCCGCCAACATGCACATCGGCGCGGTGTGGCTCGTGGCGCGGGCGTGGCAACAGGGCATGGCAGCCGGCGACCCGGCGGTCGGAGAGGGCGTCGCCCGGTTCCTTCCGCTGCTCGGGCGGTCGCAAGTGGTGCTGTCCGGCGCCGGTACCGAGTCGGGCAACTCGTTCGTCTTTCCCCTCACCGAGGCGACCCCGGTCGAGGGTGGCTACAAGGTCAACGGTCACAAGGTCTTCGCCACCAACTCCGACATCGCCGACTCGGTCTCAGTCGTTCTCCGCGTGCCCGACGGTGAGGGGTGGTACCGCTCGGGTACGGCCATCGTGCTGCGCG
Coding sequences within:
- a CDS encoding VOC family protein — translated: AKPVLDEDTGPFHHVVWLLGGPTLFGIHQHSQPESSDAFSELRPGLDHVGFGVANRSELEEWQKRLDEMGISHGGIVDASYGCGLSFRDPDNIALELFAPPS
- a CDS encoding cytochrome P450, which encodes MTTVDQALAAWGAYDRDDPFPLFAQVRRLGAVHQVTLADGHQAWLVVRHAEARVALNDPRLSKDMQAALASGGEVVAEGLPGPAFARHMLVVDPPDHTRLRRLVAAAFSVRRIEGLRPHVQTIVDDLLDDVAARGPESRVDLVESFAFPLPFTVICELLGVPEAERAVLGRELTALLAPTSTPEEYADAKRASDAVVEMLTLLVEAKHDTPGDDLVSALISARDGDEHLDQQELLSTIFQLIVAGHDTTASLIGNSVVALLHHPEQLAALRAAPGKISAAVEEMLRYDAPVPHATFRYALEPIEIGGVTIPAGAQVIINLASANRDADHYTDPRELDIDRTDARHLAFGHGIHFCLGAPLARMEGQLALGSLLHRFPQLRLAIPIDQLHWGHGDGLVLRGLSQLPVFPEPALARA